The Leptospira bouyouniensis DNA window TGAGGACATCAAAAAAGCTGGTAAGGGAAAAGATTACGATTGTATTCTTGGTATCAGTGGAGGAGTTGATAGCTCTTATCTAGCATACTTGGCTAAAGAAAAGTTTGGATTAAGACCACTTTTGTTCCATGTCGATGCTGGTTGGAATTCACAAGAAGCTGTAAATAATATAGAAAGAATTGTGGATGGTCTAAAGTTAGATTTAATAACCGAAGTTGTTAATTGGGAAGAAATGAAAGATTTACAACTTTCGTTCTTTAAAGCGGGTGTTCCTCATTTGGATACTCCACAAGACCATGTATTTTTTGCCTCCCTATATAACTACTGTGCAAAACATGGATTTAAGTACATTCTAAACGGTGGAAACTATTCTACAGAATGTATCCGTGAACCTCTGGACTGGCATTACCATGCATCGGATTTAAGGCAGTTAAAAGACATTCATAAAAAGTTTGGAACAAGGAAATTAAAAACATTTCCATTAGCAGGAATTTTTAAGTATAAACTTTATTATCGATTTTTCAAAGGACTTAAAGTAGTCCAACCTTTAAATTACATTCCATATACCAAAGAAGGTGCAATACAAGAATTAGAAACAAAATTCAAATGGCAAAGGTATAGCCACAAACATTATGAATCCAGATTCACAAAGTTTTATGAAGGGTATTGGTTGCCCAAAAAGTTTGGTTATGATAAACGTAAGGCTCATTATTCCAGTTTGATTTTAACAGGCCAAAAAAGCAGAGAGGATGCATTAAAAGAAATTGCAAAACCACCTTTTGATGATGACACAGCTAAAAAAGATTTTGAATACATTGCATCAAAACTGGATATCTCGGTAGAAGAGTTAAGAGGTTACGAAACATCAGAAAATAAATCCTATCGTGATTATAAATCAGCAAGTGACATTATCGCTTTCGCTACAAAAATCCTTCAAAAGTTAGGAATCGAAAAACGGGTGATTCAATAAATGATAGGCATTTTAAATTACGGAGTTGGTAATATAAAAGCATTTTCAAATATTTTAAAAAGTCTCGGATTTGATTTTAAGGTGATTGAAAGTGGAGAAGAAATTTTAAGCGTAGATAGGCTGATTTTACCTGGTGTTGGTTCTTTTGATAGTGTGATGGAAAAATTGGAACATGCCAATGTGATGGATGAACTCTCTAGTTTTGCATTGAAAGAAAAACGTCCGATTTTAGGTGTTTGTGTCGGTATGCAAATATTAGCCGATTCAAGTGAAGAAGGTCAAAAAAGAGGATTAGGTTGGATCAAAGGAAAAGTGAAAAAGTTTAACTTTTTAAATTTAGAGACAAAACCAATGATTCCTCAAATAGGATGGAACGAAGTTTTGATCAAAAAACAAAACTGTAATTTACTCAAGAACCTTGATACGAATCCACATTTCTATTTTTTACACTCTTACTATTTTGAATGTGAAAACCAAGCGAATGTAATAGCAGCAACTGACTATGGATTTGAATTTTGTAGTGCTGTGAATCATGAGAATATATACGGGACCCAGTTCCATCCTGAAAAAAGCCATCATAATGGCATTCAGTTACTTAAAAATTTTGCGACTTTATAATTTATGTTAAAACCAAGAATCATACCTACATTGCTCCTACAAGATGGTGGATTAGTTAAAACAACTAAATTTGATCACCCTCGTTATATAGGTGATCCTATTAATGCAGTCAAAATTTTTAATGAAAAAGAAGCAGACGAATTGGTATTAATCGATATCGATGCGAGTCGACTAGGAAAAGAACCAGACTATCGATTGATTGAACGTATTGCAAATGAATGCAGAATGCCACTCAGTGTTGGTGGCGGTATAAAATCATTAGAACAAGCAAATAAGATTTTAGGATTCGGTGTTGAAAAGGTAATTGTGAGTTCTCTCTTAATTGAAAACCCAGAAAAAATTACCGAAATGGTAAATTACTTAGGAAGTCAAAGTGTAGTAGTTTGTTTAGATGTAAAGAAAACTACATTTACCAAAAAGTATGAGTTCTGTATTCATAATGGTCGAACCAAAACTGGAAAATATTTAGATGAAGTCATTGAAATGGCAACTTCCCTGGGAGCGGGTGAAATTCTCATCAACTCCATCGATTTAGATGGTATGATGACTGGTTATGATTTGGATTTAATTGATAATGTTAAAAAGAAGTTAACAGTTCCGATTACGGCTCTCGGTGGTGCAGGGAGCATAGAGGATTTAAAATCAGTCATATCGAAGTTTGGTGTTATTGGGGTTGCAGCAGGAAGTTTATTTATCTATAAAGGGAAACTGAAAGCTGTTCTTATCAATTATCCGAATCGGGAATTAAAAACGAATCTGTATCAATAGTTTACTGATCAATAGGTTATATATGAATGAGAATTTAAAAGATTTGGCAAAGACCATTGTGAATTCCTTAGAAAAAAACAAGGATACACTTAAGAAACAATTTATGGAATCAAGTTTAGAAGTAGGAGTTAGGTATTGTTATTTAGACCAACTCCTACCTGAAAAAACTGCTTATGAAATATTCGAATCATTCCCTAAAAAAGAAGAAATGAGAAAAATGTCAAGTTTTAGGGAAGAAAAGTATACTTCAAAAAACTTTGATCAATTTAATCCTATTTTAGCAGATATTACATTTGCCATCCAAGATCCAAAAGTGATTTCGATAGTAGAAGAAATTACAGGAATTAAAAATCAAATTCCTGATTCTACTTTATATGCGGGTGGATTGAGTTTGATGGAAAAGGACAATTTTTTAAATCCACATATCGATAATTCTCACGAACAAACTAGGATGTATTATCGAACACTCAATTTGTTATACTATGTGACTCCAGATTGGAAGTTAGATTATGGTGGAAACCTTGAGCTTTGGGATAAAAAAGTTAACAAAAATGTAACCATTGTTAGTAAGTTTAATCGTTTGGTGATTATGGAAACAAATCCTTGGTCCTGGCATTCCGTAAGCCCAGTCGTTGTAGAAAAACAAAGGGTTTGTGTATCGAATTATTATTTCTCTGCTGATTCTCCTATAGGGGAGCCTTATTTTAATGTTACAAGTTTTAATGGTCGGCCAAATCAAAAAATAAGAAGGATGTATTCCTATTTTGATGGTAAACTAAGAAATTTTATACGTTATCTTTTTCCCAAGGGAATTGGGAAAGTTGATGTATATCATGGAAAAAAACAATAGAGCCAAAATGAAAATTCTATTTATAGCTCCATTGCCACCTCCAATAAATGGTCATTCATTAGTATGCCAGGTGTTATACGATGGATTAAAATCTCAAAATTCAATGGCAATTGTTGATTTGAAAAAACAAGGGCTAAAGGATGGAAAGATTTCGATGAATCGACTATCTGAAATTTTTCGAGTTTTTGTAGAAACATGGAAGAAGAAAAAAAACGCAGATGTTGTGTATCTAACAATTTCAGAATCTTTAGCCGGAAATTTGAAGGATTTGTTACTTTACATCATCTGTTATTCATTACTACCTAAGTTTTACATCCATTTACATGGCGGAAGTATTAAGAAATTATTATTTGATCATTTTTCTTTGTTATATGCTATCAACCGGTTTTTTATCCAAAAAATGGGAGGTGTGATTATTTCTGGAAAATCTCATTTAGAGATTTTTGAGGGATATGTAAAGTCTGAAAGAATTCATACAATCCCGAATTTTGCTCCTAGTTATATGTTTATTTCTGATTCAGAATTTGAGCGAAAATTTAAGGATTTTCCTGAAAAAATAAACATTCTTTTCCTTAGTAATATGATTCCACAAAAAGGTTATCTTTTACTGTTGGAAGCATTTCAGAAATTAGAAAAAGAGATTAAAGTTAAATTCATACTCAATTTTGCAGGTAGATTTGATTCAAAAGAGGAAGCTGATTTTTTTCAGCATTCAATCAAAGGTGAAACAACAATACAATACCATGGTGTAGTGAGCGATGACAAAAAAAAGGAACTATTTCAGTCAGCTCATATATTTATTTTGCCAACCATGTTTTTTGAAGGCCAGCCTGTTTCCATTTTAGAAGGTTATGCTTCTGGATGTGTTGTATTGACAACTGGTCAAAGTGGTATATTAGATGTATTTGAAAATAACACCAATGGTTTTGAAATGATACCTGGATCCATTGATTCAATTGTAGAGAATTTACTATTTATTAAAGAAAGTCAGAATTTTGATAAACTAAAGCAGATAGCAAAGTTCAATTTAGAAAAAGCAAAAAATGTATATAAAGAAGAAATATACATTAAAAAAATTAAGAACGTTTTGGGTGTTAATTAGAATTTTTAATATGGTATTAAAATGAAAAAGATATTAGTTACTGGTGCAGATGGTTTTATCGGTTCTCACTTAACGGAAACATTGGTGAGAAATGGTTATGAAGTAAAAGCATTTGTGTATTATAATTCATTTAATTCATGGGGTTGGTTAGACCACTGCGATAAGGAAGTTGCTGGAAAATTTGAAGTTTTTTCAGGTGATGTTCGTGATCCTAACGGAGTTCGTACGGCTATGAAAGGAATGGATGGAGTGTTGCATTTAGCAGCTTTGATTGGAATTCCGTTTTCTTATCATTCTCCGGATACTTATATTGATACGAATATTAAAGGTACTTTGAATGTTTTGCAAGCAGCCCGTGATTTAAATATTCAAAAAATCATTCATACTTCCACTAGTGAAGTATATGGCACGGCACAATTTGTTCCAATAACAGAGGAACATCCAGTGAAGGGACAGTCACCTTATTCCGCTTCGAAAATCGGTGCTGACCAATTAGCGTATTCATTTTTTGCATCCTTTAAGCAACCAGTGATTGTCGTGAGGCCATTTAATACGTATGGTCCTAGACAATCAGCTCGTGCCATCATTCCAACGATTATCACTCAATTACTAGCAGGCAAAAAAAAGATTAAGTTAGGTTCTTTGCATCCAACTCGCGACTTTAATTATGTTGGAGATACAGTGAGGGGATTCATTAAAGCACTGGAGTCCAAAGTTGGTTTTGGAGAAGTATTTAATATTGGAAATGGTTTTGAAATTTCAATGGGTGATACTGCAAAAGCAATTGCCGATTTGATTGGTGTAGACGTGGAAATTGAAGGTGATGAAGTCAGATTCAGGCCAGAAAAGAGTGAAGTAGAACGTTTGTGGGCATCCAATCAAAAAGCAAAAGAGATTTTAAATTGGGAACCAGAATATAAAGGCCTCCCAGGTTTTAAATCAGGATTAGAAAAAACAATCAATTGGTTTAAGGATGAAAACAATTTAAAAAGTTATAAGGCGGACATTTATAATGTCTAAACGCGCAGTGATTTTAGCGGGTGGAAAGGGAACGAGACTTCGCCCTTATACTACTGTTTTGCCAAAACCCTTGATGCCAATTGGAGAATATCCAATTTTGGAAGTCATTGTGCGGCAACTGGCATATTTTGGATTTAACCACATCACGATTGCAGTTAATCACCAAGCTCATTTAATAGAAGCTTTTTTCCAAGATGGGAAAAAATGGAATGTCAAAATTGATTATTCCTTAGAAGATCAGCCACTCGGAACGATGGGTCCGTTAAAATTGATTCATGATCTACCAGAAAATTTTTTGGTGATGAATGGAGATGTGCTAACAGATATCAATTATTCAAATTTTTTCGAAAGTCATATTTCTTCTGGTTCCATCTTTACTATTTCTTCGATGCATCGAGAACAACTCATTGACTTTGGTGTTTTGGATACCAATGAGAAAAATTTATTAATTGGTTTTCGTGAAAAACCACGACAAGTTTTCCAAGTAAGTATGGGTGTTTATTTATTAAGTCGTAAGGCATTATCTTATGTACCAGATCATACTGTGTTTGGTTTTGATAATTTGATGTTAAAACTTTTGGAAGTAAAAGAGAATGTATCAGTTTTACCTCATAAAGGGTATTGGTTAGATATTGGAAGGCCAGACGATTATGAAAGGGCAATTGACGAATTTGAACTTTTAAAACATAACTTTTTACATGAATAAAATTCTGATTACTGGGTCGACTGGCTTTATTGGAAAAACTTTGGTCGATTATTTAAAATCAAATGGATTTGAGATTTTAGAATTTCCACGGGAAAAAGGTGATATCACCCAAAAAGAGATTTGGAAATCGATAGCGAAAGTAAACTATGTAGTCCATTTAGCTGCTAGAAATTTTGTTCCTGATAGTTGGAAAGAAAGTTCTGATTTTTTGGAATCAAATGTAATTGGAACGAGCAGAATGCTCGAATATGCAAAAGAACATGATTCGAAAGTTATATTTGTGAGCGCATACCTTTATGGAAAACCTGAAATTCTGCCTATCAAGGAAGCCCATCCACTCCTTCCCAACAACCCCTATGCCTTGTCTAAAGTTTTATCTGAGGAAGTCTGTCGATTTCATTCGCAGTATTTTGATCAGGATATCACAATATTAAGGTTATTTAATGTTTATGGACCAGGCCAACGTTCTAGTTTTTTAATACCAACCATTGTGAATCAATGTTTAAAAAATGACAAAATCGAAGTTTTGGATTTGGAACCTAGACGAGATTATATTTACATTGAAGATGTATTAAATGCAATTTTATTGAGTATCAAGAATGTGAATAAGTTTCAATTGTACAATATAGGCTCTGGAACTTCATTTTCTGTTTCTGAAATCATAGACCGAATTCAGAAGATCTGTAATACAAAATTGCCTGTTATTTCGTCTCAGGTTGTACGTAAGAATGAAATTATGGATGTTATTGCTGATATCAGTTTGGCTAAGAAGGAACTAAATTGGGTCCCTCAATTTGATTTAGCAAAAGGACTGGAAAAAACAATCGCTACACTTCGGAAGTTTGATTAGGTTTATATGTTACAAATAAGGGAAAAAGAAAGGATTTTGATACTTGGTGTATCAGGCATGTTGGGAAGTGCCTTGTTTAAGATTCTAAGTGAATTAGATTATGAAGTTTTTGGTACTGTCAGATCCTCAAATTCTCTAAATTTTTTCAATGAATCCGAATTAAAGAAAATTATCTCCAATGTAGATGTTCAAAATCAAGATGACTTAGTTTCTTTGTTTGGTGAAGTGAAACCTTCAGTTGTCATCAACTGTGTTGGAGTTATTAAACAAAAGTCATCTGCAAAAGAGCCGTTAGTAGTAATTCCCATTAATTCGTTATTACCTCATAAACTTTCGAATTTAAGTTTTTTGGTAGGAGCTCGGCTGATACTAATTAGTACAGATTGTGTATTTAATGGTGAAGATGGAAATTATCTTGAATCAGACGTAACGAACGCAGTTGATTTATATGGAGTTTCCAAAGCGCTCGGGGAAATTAAGGACCAAGAACATGTTGTAACAATTCGTACATCTATCATTGGACATGAAATTAATTCCAGTAGGTCTTTACTAGATTGGTTTTTGAATTCTAATTCTTCTGTAAAGGGTTACAAACATGCAATTTTTTCTGGTTTGCCAACAAACGAATTAGCAAAAGTCATTGGGAAATTAGTGATTCCTAATCAAAAACTAAAAGGATTGTATCATGTATCTGTTGATCCCATTGCTAAATACAATTTGCTTACACTAGTAAAGGAAATTTATTCAAAGGATATTGATATCATACCTTCTGATGAGGTGAAAATAAATCGTTCACTCAACTCAGATAAGTTTAAGAGTGAAACAGGTTATGTTCCTCCAACTTGGAAAGAGTTAATTAAAAGTTTATATGAATATAAGAACCGTTATTTAAGGAATTAATCAATGTTCAAAGATAAGATTTTACTCATCACGGGCGGAACCGGCTCATTTGGTAACACAGTTTTAAAACGTTTTTTGAATACGTCTGTTAAGGAAATCCGAGTATTTAGCCGTGACGAAAAAAAACAAGAGGATATGCGAATATCTCTTAATAATGATAAGTTGAAATTTTACATTGGCGATGTAAGGGATTATGATAGCATTTCTTCCGCATTAGTAGGTGTCGATTATGTATTTCATGCGGCTGCTTTAAAACAAGTGCCATCTTGTGAATTTTATCCAATGGAAGCATTAAAAACTAATGTTATTGGTACGGAAAATGTTTTAAATGCTGCTATTGCTCGCAATGTAAAACGTGTTGTTGTTTTGAGTACAGATAAGGCAGTATATCCAATTAATGCTATGGGAATTTCGAAGGCCATGGCTGAAAAAGTGATGGTTGCAAAATCTAGACAAGTTCCCGAAGGTGGGACTGTTTTCTGTGCAACCAGATACGGGAATGTAATGGCTTCTAGAGGATCTGTCATTCCATTATTTGTAGAACAATTAAAAAAGGGTGAGTCATTAACAATCACTGATCCAAATATGACTCGATTTTTGATGTCGTTAGAAGATTCGGTGGATTTAGTTTTACATGCTTTTGAACATGCAAACCAGGGTGATATATTCATTCAGAAGGCTCCCGCCTCAACGGTAGGGAATTTAGCGGAAGCATTAAAAGAACTCTTTAAGAAACAAAATACAATAAGAGTGATTGGAACTCGTCATGGTGAAAAACTTTATGAATCATTGGTCTCAAGAGAAGAAATGGCGAAGGCAATTGATATGGGACGTTATTATCGTATCCCTGCTGATAATCGAGATCTAAATTATAAGAAATATTTTGTGGAAGGAGAGGAAAAAGTATCTGAACTTGATGATTATACTTCTCACAATACCCACCGATTAGGAATCTCAGAAATTAAAGAACTTTTATTTAAATTAGATTATATTCGGGAAGAGTTAAATGCTTAAAGTTCTAACATTAATTGGAACACGTCCCGAGTTAATCAAAATGTCTCGGGTGATCTCAGCTATGGATAAGTGCTTTGAACATGTTTTGGTTCACTCTGGACAAAATTACGACTATGAATTGAACCAAGTTTTTTTTGATGATCTCGAAATTAGAAAACCAGATTATTTTCTGAATGTTGCGGAGGATACTGTATCTAAAACGATTGCTTCCATCTTAGTCAAAATTGATGAAGTATTCGAGAAAGAAAAACCTGATGCGCTACTTTTATATGGAGATACTAATACTTGTTTGGCGGTCATTTCCGCAAAACGTAGAAAAATTCCAGTTTTTCATATGGAAGCTGGTAATCGTTGTTTTGATCAAAGAGTACCTGAGGAACTAAATCGTAAGATTGTCGACCACTTAAGTGATATCAATATTGTTTTAACCGAACATGCGAGGAAGTATCTCCTGAGTGAAGGTATTAAACCTGAAACAATTTTCAAATCAGGTTCCCATATGAAGGAGGTTTTAGATTATTATCAGCACAAAATTCAAAATTCGAATATTTTGAATGAATTGAATCTCAAACCTCAAAATTATTTTTTAGTCAGCATCCATCGTGAAGAAAATGTAGACAGTGAGCAAAACTTAAAGGAGATGTTAAAATCTCTAGAAGGAATCGTAAATCATTATAACCTTCCTGTAATTGTATCTACTCATCCTAGAACTAGAAAACGATTGGAATCATTGGGAATTGAATTGAATGAGAAAATTAAATTTCTAAAACCATTTGGATTCTTAGATTATATTTTTTTACAACAAAACTCAAAATGTGTTGTATCGGATTCTGGTACGATCACTGAAGAATCTGCCATTCTCAAATTTCCTGCAATTACAATTAGGAATACGCATGAACGTCCTGAAGGTATGGATGCGGGAGTTTTAATTATGTCTGGACTAAAAACTTCTGATGTTCTCGATTCCATAAAAATTTCTATTATGGGCAATACATCTAGAGCAACAGGCAACGGGACTGTGGATGATTATTTAGCAGAAAATGTATCAATGAAAATTGTGCAATTGGTACAAAGTTATACGGGATATGTAAATCGAGTGGTATGGAAAAAAAATATTTAAATGGAGAATGAGGGAAATCAGAATTTAGCAATTTTAATCGATGATTATTTGCCTAATAGTACAAAAGTTGCATCGAAAATGATGCATGAATTAGCGATTGAGTTACATTCAAAGGGTTATAATATCGATGTTATCACACCAATCATTCACAAAGGGAAAAGTTCATTTGAAAATACGGAAAAACTAGTTATTGATCATATAAATGTTCTTTCTTTTAATTCAGGTGAAATCAAAGAAGCTTCAAAAGTTGTAAGGTTAGTGAATGAATTACTTATGCCATACCGAGCTTTTTTTTCCTTTTTAAAACATTTTTATTCTCGAAAGTATAAGTTTGTGATCACCTATTCACCTTCGATTTTTTGGTATCCATTGGTATATTTTTTTCGATTTCAATTTAAAACAAAATCCTATCTTGTTTTGAGGGATTTTTTCCCACAATGGGTGATCGATAGCGGAATCATTAAGGAAAGTTCATTCATCGCAAAATTTTTACGATGGCACGAAAAAAGAAATTATCTTGCTTTTGATACAATTGGAATTCAATCTCCAAAGAATTTAATATGGTTTCAGGAAAAATACCAAAAGTTAAATTTAAAATCCGAATTATTATACAATTGGGTTACACCTTCCGACACATACCTTGTATCAAAGGACAAATCATTAAATCAGTTTAGAGCTAAGTACAACCTTCAGTCGAAACTCATATTCTTTTATGGTGGCAATATTGGACATGCCCAGGATATGAAGAATTTGCTTAGATTAGCAGAACAAATGTTAGTGGAAGAGGAAGCATTTTTTGTATTTTTAGGGAGTGGGGATGAGGTCACTCTTGTAAAAGAAACAATCCAAAATCGGAAATTAAAAAATACTCTTTATTTAGAGAGTGTATCCCAAGCAGAATATATATATATTTTATCAGAAGTTGATGTTGGATTATTTTCACTGAATCCAGAGCATTCAACTCACAATTTTCCAGGAAAAATTTTATCGTATTGCCAATTAGGTTTGCCAATTTTAGGTGCAGTTAATCCAGGAAATGATATCATTCAAGTAATCGAAGGGAGTGGTTCTGGAAAGATCTCGATTGCAGGTGATTCGGATACCTTACTTCAGAACGCAAAATTGTTTTTGGATGTAACTCTTCGAAAAAATATGTCGAAGAATTCATTAAGACTAATAGAAGATTACTTTTCTACTTCAAAATCTGCGGAAACAATAATCAAGGCATTGAATCAATTGTAAATATGGCTCAAAATACTCCTTTAACACGTAGACATTCTCGTTGGTTTGAACGTATACTCCTGAGTTACCTATTTCAATTTTTATCGGGAGGAATGGTACTTATCATTTCCTCAGCGATTCCTATCTGGGGGATACAATTTTGGAAGGCAAATGATCCCAATTTAATCACATCTTTATCAGCAAGTATCATTTCTTTTTTAATTGCAACTTTTAGTTTAAGGAAACTGTTCCGATTACCAGCATCAGAATCCGTATCTTATATATTTCCTGTAACTATAATATGTTTTGCGATTCCTATTTTATTTATTTTGATTTTCCGTGCTTCTTATTCCTTACAAATATTTGTTATAAGTTTTGTCGTTACTTTACTATGGTGTTTTGCGGGTTTTTTTCTAGGTAGACGGTATCGTTTAATACGTTATGCGATTTTACCATCTTCATCCAGCATTGATTTGGTAAAATCTCATGGTGCACTTTTTTCAATTTTAAAAACTCCTGATTTAGAAGGACAACGTTTCAATGCAATTGTTGCTGATTTTGATAGTCCGATGTTAACACCAGAATGGGAAAAATTTTTAGCACAATGTACACTTGCGAGAATTCCAGTTTATTCAGAGAAAAAAATTAGAGAGTTTGTAACGGGAAGAGTAAAAATCAAACACCTTTCTGAAAATGTTTTTGGTTCTCTTTTACCATCGGAAATTTATGAGTCGATCAAACGTTGGATTGATTTCCTTTCCGCTTTATTCCTCATTCCAATTTTTTTACCATTTTTTATTATCATCGCGATCCTCATTAAATTAGAATCCAAAGGTCCTGCATTATTCATCCAACCGAGAATGGGTTTTCGTGGAAAAGTATTTCCGATGCTTAAATTTAGAAGTATGTATACCAATAAGGAAGGTGGTAGATTTACCAATCCAAATGATGATCCACGGATTACTCGTATCGGTAAAATTATCCGCAAATTTCGCATTGATGAACTGCCTCAATTATTTAACATTTTAATTGGTCAAATGTCGTTTATTGGGCCGAGACCGGAATCCTTTGAATTATCTCAATGGTATGAGAAGGATGTTCCTTTTTTTGCATATCGGCATGTAGTTAGACCCGGTATAAGTGGTTGGGCGCAAGTGGAACAAGGATATGCTGCTGAGGTCGACGGAATGAAGATTAAATTAGAATACGATTTTTACTATATAAAGAACTTTTCCTTTTGGTTGGATTTGCTCATTACCTTTAAAACGATAAAAACGATCTTTACAGGCTTTGGCGCTAGATAGATAAATATGCTAACCAAATTCATTATCTTTTCCATATTTTTAAGTGCTGCATTTTTATTTTTTAAAATGTTTGGTAAAAAAGCAATTTTTAACTTTGTTATTCTAATTTGGTTTTTTTTTTGGTATTTCATAGATTCTCTTAATTTAACAGGCTTTAATCCTTTAAGTGCAAAAGGAAAAAATGTTATAGACTCTTTCTTTTTTAGCTTTATAGCAGGTACGTTATTTGTTTATCCTTTTAGAAGAAAATGGAGTCAATTTAGATTTGGTAAAAAAATTTCTAGGACTGAGTATTTGAAAAATTATCAAATATTGTAAAAATTCTTTTTATTTTTTCTCACCCCAATTTATATTTTTTTCACATCAAGGGCCATATATTTAATGAATACTAGATTTTCATTAAGCCAGTATAGATCAGATGTGTTTGGATTAATCAGTGGCTCATCCACATTATTTTTTAATATATCAAGTTTTTCATTACTATACTTTTATTTTATTTTGCCAGTTTTGTTTTTTGGTGTATTTGTAGGTTTTGGTTATTTGTTACGATTTAAAAAGTTCGGACTGCTTTTAGTTTCGCTCGTGTTGATGGCCTTGGATTCTGTTATGATGGCCGGAAGATTTGGCTTTCACTATATTTTTTTTAGTGGAATTTTATTGTTTGTGTTCAAAGCGAATGTAAATTACTTTAAAGTTAGTTTACGTTTAATGACAGTAATATGTGCTTTTATTTTGGTTGCAACTTATTCTGTTTACTTTATAAGCGAAACACGTTCAATTAATGGTCAGTCAAACATAAAAAATTTATTTGAAAACTTTGTGATCGATTACCATACCGAGTCGTTTCATATTCTAGATTACGAATTGAATCAGCCAGATTCAATTATTCATGACTTCACTTTAGGTTTCTCAACTTTTTCTGGCATAGAACGTTATCTCCTTTTATTACCTAATTTAATAAAGTTAACTTCTAAGATTCCTGAAGTAGATATTATTGGAGGTTTCTTGCATCCTGCCAGAAATCTTGGAATTGACCATTTTGGAAATATTAAATGGTATAATGCTTATGCCTCCAGTTTATTTGTTTTATATCGAGATGGGGCAATTTTTGGTGTAGTCTTAGGAAGTTTCCTGCTAGGTTTTTTTGTCCAAGGTTTGGCATATCGCCTTCCTATGAGTGTCTTTTCATCAACATTGTTATTAACAGGATTTATGTTTATGTCAATATATAGTCTTTTTCAAGCAGCATTTACTGGA harbors:
- a CDS encoding 2OG-Fe(II) oxygenase — encoded protein: MNENLKDLAKTIVNSLEKNKDTLKKQFMESSLEVGVRYCYLDQLLPEKTAYEIFESFPKKEEMRKMSSFREEKYTSKNFDQFNPILADITFAIQDPKVISIVEEITGIKNQIPDSTLYAGGLSLMEKDNFLNPHIDNSHEQTRMYYRTLNLLYYVTPDWKLDYGGNLELWDKKVNKNVTIVSKFNRLVIMETNPWSWHSVSPVVVEKQRVCVSNYYFSADSPIGEPYFNVTSFNGRPNQKIRRMYSYFDGKLRNFIRYLFPKGIGKVDVYHGKKQ
- a CDS encoding AglZ/HisF2 family acetamidino modification protein encodes the protein MLKPRIIPTLLLQDGGLVKTTKFDHPRYIGDPINAVKIFNEKEADELVLIDIDASRLGKEPDYRLIERIANECRMPLSVGGGIKSLEQANKILGFGVEKVIVSSLLIENPEKITEMVNYLGSQSVVVCLDVKKTTFTKKYEFCIHNGRTKTGKYLDEVIEMATSLGAGEILINSIDLDGMMTGYDLDLIDNVKKKLTVPITALGGAGSIEDLKSVISKFGVIGVAAGSLFIYKGKLKAVLINYPNRELKTNLYQ
- the hisH gene encoding imidazole glycerol phosphate synthase subunit HisH, yielding MIGILNYGVGNIKAFSNILKSLGFDFKVIESGEEILSVDRLILPGVGSFDSVMEKLEHANVMDELSSFALKEKRPILGVCVGMQILADSSEEGQKRGLGWIKGKVKKFNFLNLETKPMIPQIGWNEVLIKKQNCNLLKNLDTNPHFYFLHSYYFECENQANVIAATDYGFEFCSAVNHENIYGTQFHPEKSHHNGIQLLKNFATL
- a CDS encoding NAD-dependent 4,6-dehydratase LegB — encoded protein: MKKILVTGADGFIGSHLTETLVRNGYEVKAFVYYNSFNSWGWLDHCDKEVAGKFEVFSGDVRDPNGVRTAMKGMDGVLHLAALIGIPFSYHSPDTYIDTNIKGTLNVLQAARDLNIQKIIHTSTSEVYGTAQFVPITEEHPVKGQSPYSASKIGADQLAYSFFASFKQPVIVVRPFNTYGPRQSARAIIPTIITQLLAGKKKIKLGSLHPTRDFNYVGDTVRGFIKALESKVGFGEVFNIGNGFEISMGDTAKAIADLIGVDVEIEGDEVRFRPEKSEVERLWASNQKAKEILNWEPEYKGLPGFKSGLEKTINWFKDENNLKSYKADIYNV
- a CDS encoding sugar phosphate nucleotidyltransferase; the protein is MSKRAVILAGGKGTRLRPYTTVLPKPLMPIGEYPILEVIVRQLAYFGFNHITIAVNHQAHLIEAFFQDGKKWNVKIDYSLEDQPLGTMGPLKLIHDLPENFLVMNGDVLTDINYSNFFESHISSGSIFTISSMHREQLIDFGVLDTNEKNLLIGFREKPRQVFQVSMGVYLLSRKALSYVPDHTVFGFDNLMLKLLEVKENVSVLPHKGYWLDIGRPDDYERAIDEFELLKHNFLHE
- a CDS encoding glycosyltransferase family 4 protein, with the translated sequence MEKNNRAKMKILFIAPLPPPINGHSLVCQVLYDGLKSQNSMAIVDLKKQGLKDGKISMNRLSEIFRVFVETWKKKKNADVVYLTISESLAGNLKDLLLYIICYSLLPKFYIHLHGGSIKKLLFDHFSLLYAINRFFIQKMGGVIISGKSHLEIFEGYVKSERIHTIPNFAPSYMFISDSEFERKFKDFPEKINILFLSNMIPQKGYLLLLEAFQKLEKEIKVKFILNFAGRFDSKEEADFFQHSIKGETTIQYHGVVSDDKKKELFQSAHIFILPTMFFEGQPVSILEGYASGCVVLTTGQSGILDVFENNTNGFEMIPGSIDSIVENLLFIKESQNFDKLKQIAKFNLEKAKNVYKEEIYIKKIKNVLGVN
- a CDS encoding N-acetyl sugar amidotransferase, producing the protein MDTTDPNITFDSNGVCNHCLNFYKNIKPEWDNKLNNSQLLNKMIEDIKKAGKGKDYDCILGISGGVDSSYLAYLAKEKFGLRPLLFHVDAGWNSQEAVNNIERIVDGLKLDLITEVVNWEEMKDLQLSFFKAGVPHLDTPQDHVFFASLYNYCAKHGFKYILNGGNYSTECIREPLDWHYHASDLRQLKDIHKKFGTRKLKTFPLAGIFKYKLYYRFFKGLKVVQPLNYIPYTKEGAIQELETKFKWQRYSHKHYESRFTKFYEGYWLPKKFGYDKRKAHYSSLILTGQKSREDALKEIAKPPFDDDTAKKDFEYIASKLDISVEELRGYETSENKSYRDYKSASDIIAFATKILQKLGIEKRVIQ